TTCCCGTCAGGATAgttaggaaattttacattcttcACTACATTGATTCATAATAAAGAACTACAGACTATGTGTACTGACTTAAAGGCTGACAAAGAGGAGTTCACCGACAAATTCCCTGCTGTGACTCTGGCAGGACTAACTGCATGTTTCTATACTGATCCTTTGTATGTTAAAGCTAAGGCTCCCCGTTTTAGGTTTTTAATGATCTTAACAGACAAATAccaacagaaaacatttttttcagtatgtatttatttttaaatgtggataaaaatgGAAATTAGGTTGTTTTTGAGTGATTATTAATGCTGTCAGTCATAGCCACCCGGCCAATAGCTGTCTGGATTGACAAGGAAGGGAGCTAAAAATAAAGAGACAATTTAGGAATGAGGTTTAAACAGCTGCAAATGTTTATACTAAAATGTTTATGCTTTCGTACAAGATTATTGATTTATTATCTATTGGTGTTCATATCATTGAAACCTATATcacaaaataaataccataaaactgggagccctgaTTATAGACAATTGGGGAGCCTGTGATACCCGTGACAGTTCTCTCCGCTCAAAAAAGGCGTGTAAGGCTATTCCTGCAGACCACAGGGCCACAAGAGATCCAGTGCGTCTGACCAAATAACTTTGCAATCATCCCTCATGAGCCGGGGAACCATTTCCTATTCAGGCAACAGAATTCAGACATGTGTTTAGAATATCTACTCAAGTTCTGTTTTCAATCAAAATATAGTTTaggacagtggtttccaaccttttgatttctgtggacccccactttaacattaatggaacccagggacccccactgaatcatcattggaatccggggacccccgcttgagtaattactggaagctggggacctaatttgtaaatatttgttaaatttttttaattttctaggcctttgcggaccccctgagaaggctttgcggacccccaggggtcccggaccacaggttgggaaccactggtttagggggTACATCTATAAAATAAAATCAGAAGGGCTGTGGAGATAAAGAAAAAGTTTGCCACTGTGCTGGGTGGAGACACGGCGCCCACATTATGTTTAGCTAGGACATGGGGCGGTCATCAAAAAAATTCAGAGGACCGCATATATTTGTGTGAGCAGTCCTACGCCTCTCTTATTGAAAAAGTCAGAGGATGTCGGCCCTGACAAGATTGGGCTTGCAATTGTGTGTCCAACAAAACAATTTCAAGCTACTGCCTCCCCTTCAAGCTATGGTGGGGGTACACATATTGCACAAGCTTGGGAACCTAAAATATGCAAACATTTATGCCAAAACACAACTATGCTTTCAACTAAAAATAAATACTAATTTGTTAGTGTTGATAACCTGAGAAATAATATTGTCCAAAGATGAAAGTTGTTTGGGTACCATAAAATGGCAACTTCATTACTAGTGAAGGCTCATAACAGGAGACAGACTTTGGCAAAGAGAAACCAGCTCCCTCCAAACACGATGTGAATCTATCCATAACGTAACATGCCATAAGAAGCAGATACAGCAAGTCCTGTTCTACTTAATGAGATAGCTGTCAAGCAAGTATTGTGTGTCAGCAAGAAAACTGGTGCCACGGGCGCATTCATGCTCCTGTGGCACCTGTATGCCAAAAGGCACAGAGATGGCTACATGCCAAGGATACAGTGCATCTCACAAGACTCCACTGGACACCTAGTACTGATGACTTGGGGCTGAAAAGAATGGTAGAGGTTTCTTTTGGCGCGAGAGCACTGAATTGTCCTTATCTTTGTTGTGACTATGTACATGATAGAAAACAGAAGCTAgataacagatagatagatagatagatagatagatagatagatagatagatagatagatagatagatagatagaaaaacaAGCATTCGTACAGACAGATGTGGAAAGGTAGATCAATTGCTACATCTCACCGGTTCTTAAATCTGTTGGTTTTCATTTACCTTCAGTTGGTTTATATTTTCAGGTATTGATGAAAACCGCACGCCACTGTCCTGACCAAGATATAGCCTCTCCAAAGACTCCAGCAAATAAACTTCCTCAGGGAAGTCAGTAAATCGGTTTCCAGTGAGGCCAAGCTGTTTTAAATTGGAAAGGTTTATCACTTCTGCCGGTACcttaaaaaatagaaaacagagaTACATTCTTTTCTTCGTTGCTTTAAAAGTAAGTGAAAGAAATATCAGCATCTACACTGCATGCAATCAACTTTTCTAAGCTTCCTACTTGGGTTCAAAGCTTAGAAACAATTACATTATTATTATAACCAGTTACAATTTGGTACATGGTGTAGTAgcttataaaaataattattttgttgaaATTATGGGCAAAGTGTGTATTTCTAAAGATTGTCCACTGTATCAAGAGGCTTACGTAACACATTAACGCCATGGTGTAGGCCGCTAGTTACCTGAAACTTAATGGTGACAAAACAGAGGTCATGGTCTTTGGAAACAACCCTTTATTCCGGAGCCACCTTACCTGCCAGCTAGGTAATCCTTCCTTCCCCAAACCAGAAGTGAAGAACCTGGAACCTGGGGTTGTATTGGACACAGAGTTGACATGACCTTGCAGGCTAAGAAGGTGGCCCGCACCTGCTTTGACCTTTTATGAGCTCTCAGGGAGACTCTTAAATGGCTTCCCATAAAATAGGCAAATAGTCATTCAAGGCCTGATACTCTCTTGCCTTGACTATGACAACTTACTGTTCATTGGCAGTCCTATTGCTCAGGAGCCTGCAGTTGattcagaatgctgcagcaagGGTCTTGCTGGGAATACCTAAATGGCAACCCTACATTCTGCCCTTGTGAATCTGCACTGTCTACCTATAAAAAAGAGAATTGAATTTAAAGTTCTCTGTACAGAGCACAAGGTAATACATGCCCAAGGTACACACATTCTCAATTACCTTATTACCCACTACCGTAGCCGTAGCGAGGTAAGCTCTAATAATCTCTCCTTGCTATCCATCCCCAGAATCCAAAGAGCAAGGAGTGGCGGTCGACCGTTCTCCTACCTAGTACCTAAGCTATGGAAACTCCCTGCCAATTCATCTTAGAACCAATGGTAATCTGCTGAGCTTCAGGAAGCACCTGCAGACTTAACTGTTTGCCTAGCCAGTGCAGTCAACCTTGTAACCTCATCAGGAGTCTGTTCAACTACCTACTTTTCCTGTCAGCATTGGACAGCCCATTGTCGGGTAGCTATGCACTTTACAATTAACTGTAAGAgtactactaataataatgataacgaTATACAAAATAATATTTGTGCATATTTTTATCAGACGATGTCTGCATGTAAAGTTTCATAACTGACGTGGAAGCTTTTGTCGTTGAGTAAATCAATGCACCCCCTGATCATTCTCTGGAATATTTTAGATGCAACTTAATATGGCCAAAATTATATGCAGGATATAGAGTAGGTGATTCTGAATCAAGATTAAAAGATGGAGGCTCGATCTGATGAACGAGGCAATCAAAGACACCAGTGTGACAGGATATAAGGGCCACGGGTCAGGGGACCACTGAGGATACTGTAGAAACCACAACCACATGTCCTTGCATATTTAAAGCTCCCTGCCTCACCCAGTCAGGATCTCAGAAAATCCCACAGACTGATCCTGCCATCAGCGGTGGTGGAGGGACCCTCATGCTATAACTCAGCCTTGGAGTAGAGCATGAGATATGTAGTGGGAGATACCACAATATTCATTAATGACACATCAATTAAACATAGGGCAAATTCCTCCCACTGTCTCCAGAAGCATGGGAATGATAAAAGGTTTTCTGAGTCTTCTCTGGCCCCTTTGAGATGGGCAGGAAATCAAAAACTGCTGTGGCAACATTTATCAAACAGGGGTCAAACTCCACCATGGCAGCGAAGGTGTCAGGTGCTGGTGAGATTTTCCCCAAAAGAATCAATTTAAACGAAATATGGGTCTAAATACTTGATTTCTGAACACAGTTTTCATATATCACTATAATTGTTTAAAAGACGTAAGGTGTGCAAGCCATCCTAAAGGACTGATCTTGGTGAATGCTACAGATCCTATGGGGCCTTAGAGCCAAGTACCATGTCGACCTAACAAAATTCTATGGATGACTACATCCAGTGGTTTCACCTCTGTTTTTAATCTTAAAGTGGAAGACAACTACTAATACATAACTTATAAAAGACACTTCCATGGGTATCTTTCACCAATTCTTTTCTCCTTTGTGCCCAATCTTCCACCACTCTCCCTCAAAGCAAAAACAGAAAATCCTCAGACGAGAGAATTCAAGAAGCCACACAAGTTTGTTTTAACTTTGAGATAAAAGATCTCCGTAAAGATGCCCATTTGGTATTGCATCACCCACCTGACGAACAGCAGGTCCCAATGATGCCACCTCAGTGGGAGAGGAACCCTGCGTCCTAATAAGAGAAGACAGGCACTGCAGATATAGTCTTATCCTATTTTGGAGCCCCAAAACTCATTGGATGACCAATCATGATTGTTAGTGAACACACTAGTCCAAAACGTAATACCTTGTTTTATTGCTTCATCAATAAGGAGAGGCTCTATGACGGAATAACCATCCTCTCTTCCAACAGTTTTATTTACATCCATGACATCTCTGTAAATCAGCTGGTTAGCATGCTGCTACAGAAATCAAATGAATCCTGCGCTTTTCTTTTCCCCTTGTAATACTTAAGTTTTCACAAATGAGGGAAGATAGAGCCTTCCATTCCAGATTCCCTTTCCTGCACTGATCAGTGGCAGATAAATCCTCCTTCAGACACATTTGCTATCACTGTTATGCAGGCTACTTGATTTTACAGTCCATAAAAACAGGCTATCTCTAAATGGGTGTTGCTTTGAGTCAGGGGAGTAAGGCAGCAGCTGCTCAAATGTGCCAGCACGAATCTGTGGCTATCATGAGACTACAGGAATGATCTGGGCTGGATCATGGTAGCCCCTCCAGTGCTGAAATCTGGCCATTAGGATGCAGCCTATCGGTTAAATGCCAGAGTGCTTATATGGCCACCCCGGCACTGAGAACAGGCAAAGCTTCTAGAGTGAATCTCTTCAAATGTCGGAATCTCCACTGATACGTTGACACTAGATGCAAGTTATTGTGAAGTTCTTCTATACAAGTGTGAAGACCCCCAGAACAGGGTTTATTTGCTACTGCTTATTTCAATGCTTGAACTGAAAAGAGGAATATATGTTGAAATTTCGAAATCAAAAAGGGAGAAATAAAACTTTAGAAAAAAGTGAGAAAACAAAATTTCAGATTCCAACACAGTCTACGCATTTGCTATTTGAAAGCACATATTTCTGCCTATTTTTATCATTATTCTTTCCAAAAGAATCTGACTCTTGCAGTAAGGTTCCTCAAGCTAAATACAATCCTCCTCAAACACTAATGCTGACCCCGTCACTTACTCTTTAGTGTTATTGACCCTAATTCCAATCCACAACTCTTAATTCTAACATCATCATTTACCGATCCTTATCCATAATTTTAACTATAACACTATGCAGAACCCTAACCCATTCCATCAGAGCCTCCCTAACtataccagtatccattcctctaaACCTATCAACACCTACCTTCCCCTACTTCATCTCTAGTACTAATCAAAACGGTAAACTTAACCCTAGTTTCTGCATCTAGTGTCAATGTATCAGTGGAGATTCCGACATTTGTGTGCAGGGGGTCCTAGGAAGAGAGTCACTCTAAAAGCTTTGTCTGTCTCAGTGCCGGGGTGGCCATATAAGCACTCTGGCATTTAACCGATAGGCTGTATCCTAATGGACAGATTTCAGCGCTGGAGGGGCTACCATGATCCCTAACCAAAACTATCCCCAACAATAATCCTAACCCAAACAGTAGACATAAAACTAACACAGTCCTTAAACTTTACCAGAAACCTTGCCTCAATAAAAATCCTAATACACACACTAACCTTACCCTTACCCTAAAGCTAACCTTACCCCTCTCCCTTGatcaatgtaaatgttttttttcaatttttatttttatttagactGCCtgcctttttaataatacctttggAATTTCAATCATTTGGTTTTTATCACGTTTTATTTCTGAAATTTCATAGTATTGCCCTTACTTACAAAATAACTCAGGTTAACTATTAAGACATTTTGCAGCTCTCTCAGAATACGGCAGGCAATGACAGTCTTGTACTTCAAGCTTACTTACTCCTCTCCATCCTATTCGGAAATTAGAATCTTCCAAACAGTCCTAGACACCCACTGCTCTCACATCTTCTTTCCTATCTACAATTTATACCTTAAAGGGCATTCATCTCAATGATCTCTATACTTTGTCTGGTCTCGCAACCATCTTCACACCAACCAGAAATCCTAATTTTGCAACTCTCATTTATCCACAGCTCCTTCTGTGTGAAACCTCTAATCTTCAGTCCATTGCCCTTCTCATGCAGTCGCCCAGCATTTATGGTATTAACCAAGGCCCATCTATGCTGTCATTAAGCTCCACTGCTGCTTTATTTGCATTTTCCAGACTCGTCATTTCATTTAAAGCAATGCGTTCTGTATATTTATGCCTCTAAATGGAAAATACACATTTGAATCAAGTTAATCTATGCTGTACTATTCAGTTATTAGTCAAATGCTAAATACACATAAAAGCCATTCTAGTGATGAACACCAGACAGAAAATAAAAGTGCTAGAACAGATGTGTCTTGATTTTTTTCCTAGATTCATCTGACGATTTGGTTTAGATAGTCTACTCTTTTTCTCAGTCTTCCACAATTTCCACTCCTTCTGTTCTATAAATATTCTTTCTCCTCTAACGCGCCCCCTAGTCCACAAAGCAGGATCTCTTGCAATTTATCAGAATGAAGCTGTACTCTATCTTGGTTCTATCCTGTAAGCACCTACCCATAAATCCACATTGTTGTAACAAGAGTCATCTTCCTGGAGTTAAGTTCAAAGACTGACTTACTTGACATTTCATAAGATATTTTGGTTCAGAAGAGCGGTAAGAATATGATCTAGAGGATAAAGAGTTCTTTTTTCTATGTTCCAAATACAGCGGGCGCAACAACTGTTCTGATAAAGTACATGCCTCATGCTATATTCTTCCAGGCTCCCTCGCAAATCCTTTCAGTTTAATGTGTAGATGTTCATCCTAAGGATTCCCTAAAATATCTTAGACTCTCCTAGATCAAAGTCTGAGACCCTCAATACTAGTTCTACTGTCTCTGAAAAATCCTTTGCAACTTGGAGGATGTTTTTTTATATAGGCAAGTAAAATTAGATAGAATTCAATATCCAAGTCTCCCACATACTCCATTTACTACACATCAGAAGAAATACCGACCAAAAGACATAAAGGCACCGATTCATTGAGGCCAAAAGATACCTATGCATGTAGGACAAAAAACAGCCAACAATGTATAAAGACAAGCAGAATTAAAGATGTGTATAGACTAACATCATACAGGCACTCATTGACACAGGTCAACAGACAACACATATACAACCACGTATAAATTCAGAAGTACGTGTGCACTTAGAGACAAATAATCCACATGTACTCACAGAAGTGGGAAGGACAAGCAGAGAGCTGGACAAACAGGTGACTGAGCTGACTGATAACAGATGGGTGAATAGATCATAATTAGTACTGGGGTCTGGCGGAATTGCTCTTCAATCACCAAGCTGAGGAAGTCCATTTTAGATGAAGAAATTATGTAAATGTTCCACCAGCGGCCTCTGCAAGGATAACTCACTTTGACAGGTGCCTACAAACATACAGGCATCTAAACACAGACAGAACCAGACATACATGTGCCTCTATGCAGACAGCATCAGATAAATGTCACCATAAGCATGCCAAAGGCATAACTTTCTTGCATGCTTTCTTACCCAAAGCTTACAATTCCACATAGGACACTTGTGTTCATTCTCCATAACTATCCAAACGATCTTGCATGGTTTTTTGCAAATGGCATTAATTAAACCAGAGATAATTGGGGCAGCAACCGAGCATGGGGTCTAAACAATTTTAAAACAATTGTACACAATAAGAAGGATGTCAGCAAATGTGCAAACTTTAGTGTCAAAAAGCTAAGATTCCGACAGGGTTCAGAGACTGAGATGATGAGAGAGTGTGTCATTTATATTTCATGTATCACTGCAGAAAAGCTCTTTAGAAAATGTTAACTTATAATTTTGTCACATGATAGTTCGCCTTGGGTAATAGATGTGTTATTTGGTGGCCTTAGTTAGAAGGTGTGCACTTCTAACAtcctttttcctgtcaattttgatTAATTGTTGCCAATTAGGGACACCTACTACTTATTACTAACTGCATACACTTACTCAAAACCATTTGATCGCAGAAACAAATCATGGTTGACCATGGACCATAGGTGCTAGAATAATATCTTGTTAGTTAAAGATCTTTTCTATGCCAGATACATGAAAATACATAGACACATGCAGGGTACATTTCCTCATTGGGATAAGAAATAGTTTGACAGTTTGACAACTTAAGTCTGTAAGAGTCAAAGTGCCACGTAAATAGAATGTGAATAATGCAAATGCTCAAAAGACCAAATTCAAAACAATTCGTTTGCATGATTTGTCTGAGCTCACATGCCCCTATTGAGGAGAAAAAGCACAGAAGAAACAGCACAAATAAGTTAGGTTAGAATTAAAACAATTATTTCATACCTTGCTTATTTCATTATCATCCAGAGAAAGTATTTCCAGATTCTCCAAAGCACAAACCTCAATGGGGAAGGTGCTCAGCATATTTTGACCTAAGTCCAGTATcttgatattttttaatttactaaaGGCACGAGGTAACATTTTCAAGCCAGCTTTTTTCAGGTAAAGAACACCAAGTGAGTTTATATAGCAGAGATGGCGTGGAAATACCTTCAAATCATTGCCGGAGAGCCCAACTTCATACAGCGCTGAAAACTCTCTGAAGCTCCGAGGAAGTTTGTGCAGTTTATTATGACTCACATCCAGTACCGACAACTGGGTGCACTGGGGAAGTGAATCAGGCATCGATGTCAACTTGTTAAATCCTACAAACAGTTTTGCAAGCTTCAAAAGAGAACAGATCTCTACCGGAATGGATCTAATGTTATTTTGTTCTAAATCTATCACTTCTAGAGTCCCAAGATGGCAAAGATCAAGAGGAAAGCACACAAATTGGTTATGTTGCAAATAAATTTCTCTGAGTTTTACTAAATTTACTACTTCTTTTGGTAAAGATTTTAGATTATTGCCAGATAGTCCTAGCAGCTCCAGATGATGTAGACATTTGCAGATTTCAAAGGGGAATTCTTCTAAGTTGATGTTATACAGCCGGAGCTCACGGAGGGCTAGTACTTTGCTTAGTATGTGCACCGAATTAACTAAAATTGGGTTATTGCTTAAATCTAAACTCTGAAGCAAAGGCAATTCGCCAAGCTCTTCACAAACATACTGAAGTCTATTGTCGTTCAGATAAAGAACTTTAATGTTCTTGAGATGCCGAATGTCTTCTGGAATTGTTTCAATCTGGTTTTTTTCTAAGTGTAATTCTTCAATATCTTGAAGATCCAAGATCTCCTCTGGAATCGTTTTATGATCTTTTTTTGCCAAATCCAAAAAGAGTACTCTGTCCTGTGGCTGTTGAGGCAAATCTGCTTCAGGCTTTGGCTCTTCTTTTGCCGGAATGGTTTCCAAATGTTTTACACCATCCTCAGGCAAAACTGATGTGACAATGCTTGAAAAACGAACATTTAGTGTTTTGCCACCGGTGTTATTGACATCAATCATCTTTCCTGTTAGACATACAACAGATCTTCACAATCTGAAAATCGATGAGACGTGGAACAAGTTAATTTTTTAAAAGAGGTCAAAGTTAGTTTGACAACATACTGCTTAAAATTGAATGTGTGAGGCAATATGCACTTTTTATGAAAACTGCAGATTTAGAAGTCTAGATCAACTATATAATTTTTACATGATAACTCTTAAATAACCTTTATTGAATTTGCATTGATGGTAAATGTATTCAGCACTATGCTAAGAAAAGGACAACTTAAGAAACGATATAAAATTGAAATCATATAAATTGCCCCACACCCACTTTCAAGTATAACCTAATCACTTCTTCCACATTGTTCCTCACTTTTTACCATCTCCTCTTCACCCTCATTCAGGGTCATGAGTAGAAAGCTTTTTTTtgaggtcgcaaatggcccaattcacagaattAGGCCATTTGCAATCGCAAAAAAAACTTTATGGCATGTACAAACATCATGTTGTAATCCGGTAACATGTTTCCGAAAAACAATTTGTATTTGCTACCAAAAATACCAATTTGGCATTTGGAAGATATGTCCCTTCGATATACAGAATCCGAATGATAtgtattaaattttttttttaccaaattatgTTTGCAAAACATTAATCGTTTACCTACTACAAATTTGCAGTGGCAACGGACTCGCAATTGGGAAGGGGTCATTGAGAAGCCCCATTCCCTttatgcatgtaaaaaaaaaaaaaaggtttgattAAGAGGAGGCAATAGTCCATGGGACCACAGCATCTTCTTAAacaaacaaaccaacaaaaaaaaaaaaaaaacaataaggataCTTTTCTTTTTAAGCGTAGCCCTGTTTCCTTCAAGGGAAATGAACTGCATTTAATAAAAGATTGCTTCATTAAAAAGTAattactgacatggtggtctgctgacccaagcaggtcACCATTCCTGTAAAGAcggcgattcctagtgggtcacaaattgcggcctacctcattaatattcatgagttaagtCGATTTGCGGTCCACTAGAAATCGCTATTTTCAAATAAAAAGTTTAATACATTAGgaagtgatttcctaattgcaaataggaaataatcacaattaggaaatcgctaatcttaatgttaacagatctggccccAGATTTCTTAtcacaaatgtcagtgacattacAGGTTCTGGAGCATCCACAGCTCTAAGGCCAACATCCACCTTTTAACTTATTATCACAAAGATCTGCTGCTTCACTGGGTGGCGGACATTTAAGCTACTGGGTACTCAGCTTATCCTTCTGAGCAGGCTATACAAAAGATCTTACTAGCACTAGAATTACTTTCAGATTCACGTTGTTCTTTGTCCAATAAGAGGTATCACAACATATATTTATCTGTCACATGAAACAGAAGACTCTAGGCCGgagttagatgttggtggtaacggtcCAGCCGTCGACTTTTCAACAATAAAcccacctgccgtatttagatgttggaggtcccATAGACAAAAGACCACATTCGAACCTTCGTCTCCGCCAAGAAACACTGGCCACGTCGATGGCGTGAAAAGAGAAAAGGGCATGCCGATGGGACCACAGCCAGCCTCCCCGCTGGGCAGATTTAGAGGTGCCTTACAGCCAAGGAAAGACCTTGGACCTCCAATCcttagttggtggattgggggaaaCAGGGTGAAAACTCACTTTTTTACCACTTCCCCCAGTCTTCAACTAGACACGACTGGACTACACTTGCCATTGCTGAtgccactgacccatggagaaaacacaacccccgatTGACGGGCTATAAGATAGGGACGCCGCATCACCAGGGTATGTTAGGCAGGCACTGCGCAGGAGGTGGGGACCACTGGAAACATATACATGTCAGTAATTTTTTTAACCATTGTGACATAcatatgtcggggacacaagtgggtcagacacagtTGGGgggacactggtacacaacacatatcgcacacatacacaactgtcattgtggtgccagtattcattggcaaatgattgCTAGCACCACAATGACCGTACATTCACACCTGTtagctgtgtccatgtgtgcacattgacagGGGACCTGACCTctcatgttgtgctgcgagttgtgtgtgtgagtcagtacgtgtatgtatgcatgcaatGTGACTGAATGAGTGAGGTgggggtgtatgtgggtgtgtagcTGGGTTTGTAGTTGTGTTGTTCGTTCTGTGGTGTGTGGATGCCATGtctatagtgtgtgtatgttgtgccatggttgtgtatgaatgtgtgctcttggcatgtatgggttgtgctgTGTTGGACTGGCAATAGGTAATTGTGTGCATATGTTGTGATGTGTAGTTTTTAGTCCGGGGGTTCACCTATGGCTAagcgacagtgtgtgtgtgtgtgtgtgtgtgtgtgtcacttacctccatTCCATAGCAGCTGCCATTGTATGAAATCCATTGAGTCCCACCGCCGGCTCCCGCTGTCAGCAAACCTccgccagtacaccacctgcaggactgtaaatatctaaatacggcaggcgtaAGATCGCCAATTTGATTGTCTTCTCGGGCCCGCCGCAAGTGCGGCTTGGCGGTAAcactgctaagatctaaatcaggccgccTGTTCTGCATTTCGGCTGTTGCACATTCTTGAagcttttgttaaaaaaagaacGTTTTACAGTCAAGTGGGTTCAGAAAACAATAGATAATGTGGTGGTGATAATGCAGGTTATTGAACAAACGAGCAGATCAATATTGGTGAAGTATGTACAACTTGTGAAAATGTTGTCAGATACAAATGCTAAAGAAAGGCCCTGAAAGTTTACACATATATTTGTAACATATTTTATTTGAGTTGGTCCAATAAAGGATTTTATGCTATAAATGTTTAATTGGCTTAAACACATGCTGCATTGCGTTTTCCTTTTTGTACGAGCAAAccacaaacaaaatgtatgttAATATTTTCAGAAGTGCCTTCATGTTTCTTTGCAGTTatactcagtggcggctgctgaaGTGATGAAGTGGCGGGcgtacatttttcacttttaatctTAGCGTGCAAGCACCATTTTTTCAAAGTGAGGATAGACTAAAGatctttttttagaaaaaaaattctCAAAGGCAGCAGCTTGCACATGCACCTTTAGCCTTTTCTAGTCAGAAAAATTGGGCTCGCTAGTcgagaataaaaataataatttaacacCTCACAACTTTAACACTTCTTCAGCCACCACTGGTGAGACCCCAAAAATATCTTATGTATTGAGGTAGTCCTTCATCCAAACAATGAACAGCTCATCATTTTTACCTTGAGTAGAAAGATCTCAGGAGCATTACCATCAGCAACAGCACACACAAAACAAGCTTAAACATTGTCAAAGATATTGAACTTGATAGTAAATTGATATTAACTTGACAGCAAGT
The Pleurodeles waltl isolate 20211129_DDA chromosome 11, aPleWal1.hap1.20221129, whole genome shotgun sequence genome window above contains:
- the LRRIQ4 gene encoding leucine-rich repeat and IQ domain-containing protein 4, whose protein sequence is MIDVNNTGGKTLNVRFSSIVTSVLPEDGVKHLETIPAKEEPKPEADLPQQPQDRVLFLDLAKKDHKTIPEEILDLQDIEELHLEKNQIETIPEDIRHLKNIKVLYLNDNRLQYVCEELGELPLLQSLDLSNNPILVNSVHILSKVLALRELRLYNINLEEFPFEICKCLHHLELLGLSGNNLKSLPKEVVNLVKLREIYLQHNQFVCFPLDLCHLGTLEVIDLEQNNIRSIPVEICSLLKLAKLFVGFNKLTSMPDSLPQCTQLSVLDVSHNKLHKLPRSFREFSALYEVGLSGNDLKVFPRHLCYINSLGVLYLKKAGLKMLPRAFSKLKNIKILDLGQNMLSTFPIEVCALENLEILSLDDNEISKVPAEVINLSNLKQLGLTGNRFTDFPEEVYLLESLERLYLGQDSGVRFSSIPENINQLKNLRELYLENNNLELLPPSIGLLEKLEVLDCHNNRLQSLPDSISQMQGLEKLFLQNNQLTKLPDNLESLKKLRMLVLDGNPMTDPPAEICSQGLEAIWKYLQDRRYRNAMATKIQAWWRGMMVRKGLGPFAYLLELGKKGKKGGKKDKKDKKGKKDKKKQDAAPKKGKKK